A part of Nitrososphaerota archaeon genomic DNA contains:
- a CDS encoding nucleotidyltransferase domain-containing protein produces MLEKSQIYVPNYLPEDIKEKLEEFVKRLIDKLQVKNVLLFGSYAKGDWLKDSDLDLIIISDIFEGMDIGERYKSVKKLAPQGIGLEALTYTSKEFEKIKNKSIIIMDALSYAINLFKKSE; encoded by the coding sequence ATGTTGGAGAAATCACAAATTTACGTTCCTAATTATTTGCCTGAAGATATAAAGGAAAAACTTGAGGAATTTGTTAAAAGATTAATCGATAAGCTTCAAGTAAAAAATGTACTTCTTTTTGGTAGTTACGCGAAAGGTGATTGGCTTAAAGATAGCGATTTAGATTTAATAATTATTTCTGATATTTTTGAAGGTATGGATATTGGAGAAAGATATAAATCTGTTAAAAAACTGGCACCTCAAGGCATAGGTTTAGAAGCTCTTACTTATACTTCAAAAGAATTTGAGAAAATTAAAAATAAGAGTATCATAATTATGGATGCTTTAAGTTATGCAATAAATTTATTTAAGAA
- a CDS encoding HEPN domain-containing protein: MHVIRDEALDWYSGALEDLKEANDAFERDRFNWAVFAAHQAVEKALKAAIIVLKKERPPKTHDLIELLRYSNIKLSEDLIDLLGELTPYYVISRYPNISLKRPWEEIRPNTARKLIDGAKRVIEYVGEITNLRS, encoded by the coding sequence ATGCATGTGATTAGGGATGAAGCTTTAGATTGGTATTCTGGTGCTTTAGAAGATTTAAAGGAAGCTAATGATGCTTTTGAAAGAGATAGATTTAATTGGGCAGTTTTTGCAGCTCATCAAGCAGTTGAGAAAGCATTAAAAGCAGCTATAATAGTTCTAAAAAAAGAGAGACCTCCAAAAACACATGACTTAATTGAATTGTTAAGATATAGTAATATAAAATTAAGTGAAGATTTAATTGATTTATTAGGAGAACTTACGCCTTATTATGTAATTTCTAGATATCCAAACATTAGCTTAAAGAGACCATGGGAAGAAATTAGGCCAAATACAGCTCGTAAATTAATTGATGGTGCAAAAAGGGTGATCGAATATGTTGGAGAAATCACAAATTTACGTTCCTAA
- a CDS encoding helix-turn-helix domain-containing protein — translation MKKTLITKEKGKYLAKDILIIDDPIKLKALANPRSWKILKLLSEKPMYPNEIAKAMDIYPQKIYYYINTLEKAGLIKIKEKKEISGGIAKYYELASPAFGIEFSFNEKEILQVRKMDEQLRMFFYPIIENTNFNGKIVVGSPEPHGPNLTKARDGHYGIHLSMFLGQFCILPKDFVVKLDIDIKAEKEEKNNMILIGGPGTNLITAEVNKYLPIKFNELNYWAGLTKNGTIYSEDSDGLIAKIVNPYDSSKRIIVLAGNRYIGTKACVIAISNFWKQVLKNYNGEDEWATVIRGLDLDGDGKIDSIKVLT, via the coding sequence ATGATCCAATAAAATTAAAAGCTTTAGCAAATCCTAGAAGCTGGAAAATTTTAAAATTGCTTTCTGAAAAACCAATGTATCCAAATGAAATTGCAAAAGCTATGGATATTTATCCACAAAAAATCTATTATTATATTAATACACTTGAAAAAGCAGGTTTAATAAAAATAAAAGAAAAAAAGGAAATAAGTGGAGGAATAGCTAAATATTATGAATTAGCTTCACCAGCTTTTGGAATAGAATTTTCATTTAATGAAAAAGAAATATTACAAGTAAGAAAAATGGATGAACAATTAAGAATGTTTTTTTATCCAATAATAGAAAATACGAATTTTAATGGAAAAATTGTAGTTGGTTCTCCTGAACCTCATGGTCCAAATTTAACAAAAGCAAGAGATGGGCATTATGGTATTCATTTATCAATGTTTCTTGGACAATTTTGCATTTTACCAAAGGACTTTGTAGTTAAATTAGATATTGATATAAAAGCTGAAAAAGAAGAAAAGAATAATATGATACTTATAGGTGGTCCTGGAACAAATTTGATCACAGCAGAAGTAAATAAATATTTACCAATAAAATTTAATGAATTAAATTATTGGGCAGGATTAACAAAAAATGGAACAATATATAGTGAAGATAGTGATGGTTTGATAGCTAAAATAGTTAATCCATACGATTCAAGTAAAAGAATAATAGTTTTAGCAGGGAATAGATACATTGGAACAAAAGCATGCGTAATAGCAATATCAAATTTTTGGAAACAAGTACTTAAAAATTATAATGGGGAGGATGAATGGGCTACAGTTATAAGAGGATTAGATTTAGATGGTGATGGAAAAATAGATTCAATAAAAGTACTTACATGA